In one window of Littorina saxatilis isolate snail1 linkage group LG11, US_GU_Lsax_2.0, whole genome shotgun sequence DNA:
- the LOC138980125 gene encoding uncharacterized protein produces the protein MDTALVTQFQRCQDTIESLKQQHTDMAQWGDGEGSECGGDEEEAWEDWEIAEFEKKWAEAAKNKKDITLSPATNNNNDVNTNNHATEGNDVTKGNDVTKGNDVSKSNNNDTPSTDPVTTNEDKTAKNTANGKKSPSPIKQDVEATL, from the exons ATGGACACGGCGCTGGTGACGCAGTTCCAGCGGTGCCAGGACACCATCGAGAGTCTGAAGCAGCAGCACACCGACATGGCGCAGTGGGGAGACGGGGAGGGCAGCGAGTGTGGAGGCGACGAGGAGGAGGCGTGGGAGGACTGGGAAATTGCAG AATTTGAGAAGAAATGGGCAGAGGCtgccaaaaacaagaaagacatCACCTTGTCACCCGCTACAAACAACAATAATGACGTCAACACAAACAATCACGCCACTGAAGGCAATGACGTCACCAAAGGCAATGACGTCACCAAAGGCAATGACGTCTCTAAATCCAATAACAATGATACTCCATCCACGGACCCGGTCACTACAAATGAGGACAAGACTGCCAAAAACACAGCCAATGGGAAAAAGTCGCCATCTCCAATCAAACAAGACGTTGAAGCAACACTCTAA